A stretch of the Xiphias gladius isolate SHS-SW01 ecotype Sanya breed wild chromosome 19, ASM1685928v1, whole genome shotgun sequence genome encodes the following:
- the susd2 gene encoding sushi domain-containing protein 2 isoform X1, protein MTANWRETVLLCGIFLICSSKTAGQTCRGKCGAMSEVCSCHTTCVSLLTCCSDYDQHCFQVTPHSGSMLGGRALRISVVLHPSERLLCRFKGEIIREGFIDAEGHAHCISPLLYETGWIPFDVSTDGINFDRSGEYLSVHPRKADPAFEVTLVNATQWQYYGTPNVAGWLKMTWNSSLIGADKVNVELWGYREVNGSAGAAMSGSSPLRAELSYLYSLGRNLDNTGAFSFIPECSKDYSDWDLGNIRITSSSKSDGARDVQGLWSGGHVLAWHLDQAFRDNSAAWAKNKCLQWDVLEKQLPNFLNELIDCPCTLAQAQADTGRFHADYSCDIERGSVCINHPGSVRCFRAIQASPTHGSGQRCCYDGTGALALTGDSICGSTPDRAHDWGSPPYGEPPRVPEYSHWLYDVMSFYYCCLWSDHCHIYFSHRPSSGCCNYQPPKAGVVLGDPHFLTFDGLSYTFNGKGEYYLVSSPDKELSVQARTEQVKLKNGALARATWLSSVAMREKTSDVIEVRLAEGRLQVLRNRKVLPFAKDEMEQRWMDLHRVFVFIPSPQNVTVMFLSGVGVEVRVHEGIMAVTVLLPSDFANHTQGLLGLMNSDPSDDLLTQRGEVIPSAAATPEEIFDFGADWNISKKSSLFTYDSKYLLDTYSFPPSHDPAFVPAFSQPEPPGDPLVADMLTTCVGEGAQFCKYDTLTTRSLAVGNTTLGAYQNLQALMEALRPVVSCGWLPTPRNGKKSGTHYLEGNTLSFSCNEGYRLYGSTQGTCLDDGTWTGEQPYCIADDNVGFVLGTVGSLSALVTMGVMIKLHNRKQDRFTGICRARMCHAFRIERWKTA, encoded by the exons ATGACGGCAAACTGGAGAGAGACTGTTTTACTCTGTGGAATTTTTCTAATTTGCTCTTCTAAGACAGCTG gtcAAACATGCAGGGGAAAGTGTGGAGCCATGTCGGAGGTATGCTCCTGCCACACAAcctgtgtgtctttgctgaCCTGCTGCTCGGACTACGACCAACACTGTTTCCAGGTGACGCCTCACTCGGGCTCCATGCTGGGTGGAAGAGCTCTCCGGATCAGTGTGGTCCTTCATCCTAGTGAGCGCCTTCTCTGCAG GTTCAAAGGTGAGATTATTCGAGAAGGGTTTATTGATGCTGAAGGCCATGCCCACTGTATCTCTCCCTTGTTGTATGAGACGGGTTGGATACCATTTGATGTCTCGACGGATGGAATTAATTTTGACAGATCTGGAGAGTACTTGTCAG TCCACCCCAGGAAAGCGGACCCTGCTTTCGAGGTCACCCTGGTGAATGCAACACAGTGGCAGTACTATGGCACACCGAACGTAGCAGGGTGGCTCAAGATGACGTGGAACAGCTCTTTGATTGGAGCAGATAAGGTCAACGTAGAGCTGTGGGGCTACAGAGAGGTCAACGGGAGCGCGGGAGCAGCGATGAGCGGATCATCCCCTCTGAGGGCTGAGCTCAGCTACCTGTACTCTCTCGGCAGGAATCTGGACAACACTGGTGCCTTCAGTTTCATCCCCGAGTGCTCAAAGGACTACTCTGACTGGGACTTGGGGAATATCCGCATAACTTCAAGTTCTAAGTCAGACGGAGCGAG GGATGTACAGGGACTCTGGAGTGGAGGTCATGTCTTAGCCTGGCACCTAGACCAGGCTTTCAGAGACAACTCCGCTGCCTGGGCCAAGAACAAGTGTCTGCAATGGGATGTCCTGGAGAAGCAGCTGCCCAACTTTCTCAATGAGCTCATTGACTGTCCTTGCACTCTGGCACAGGCCCAAGCAGACACAGGCAGGTTTCAC GCTGACTATAGTTGTGACATTGAGAGAGGCAGTGTTTGCATTAATCACCCGGGTAGTGTCCGCTGCTTCAGAGCAATTCAGGCCAG TCCTACGCATGGGTCGGGACAGCGGTGTTGCTATGATGGCACAGGGGCTCTGGCGCTGACGGGAGACTCCATTTGTGGCAGCACGCCAGACAGGGCTCACGATTGGGGCTCACCTCCATACGGGGAACCACCACGGGTGCCAGAGTACTCCCACTGGCTTTACGATGTAATGAGTTTCTACTACTGCTGCCTTTGGTCTGACCACTGCCACATCTACTTCAGCCATCGACCCTCAAGCGGTTGTTGCAACTACCAGCCCCCAAAAGCTG GTGTTGTCCTAGGGGATCCACATTTCCTAACGTTTGATGGCCTCAGCTACACTTTCAATGGCAAAGGAGAGTACTACCTTGTGTCCTCGCCAGACAAAGAGCTGAGTGTTCAGGCCAGAACAGAACAGGTGAAACTTAAGAACG GTGCCTTGGCCAGAGCCACATGGCTGTCATCAGTAGCTATGAGGGAGAAGACCTCTGATGTCATCGAGGTGCGTCTGGCAGAGGGCCGCCTTCAGGTGCTGAGGAACCGAAAGGTCCTACCTTTCGCCAAAGATGAGATGGAGCAAAGATGGATGGACCTGCACA GAGTATTTGTGTTCATCCCCAGTCCTCAGAATGTGACAGTGATGTTCCTCTCTGGTGTTGGCGTGGAGGTTCGAGTGCATGAAGGAATCATGGCAGTGACTGTCCTGCTGCCATCAGACTTTGCCAACCACACCCAGGGTCTCCTCGGTCTGATGAACTCTGACCCATCAGATGACCTGTTGACCCAACGAGGAGAGGTCATCCCCTCGGCCGCTGCCACGCCGGAGGAAATCTTCGACTTTGGAGCTGACT GGAATATTTCAAAGAAGTCTTCCCTTTTCACATACGATTCAAAGTACCTTTTGGATACTTACAGTTTCCCACCAAGCCACGACCCTGCTTTTGTTCCTGCCTTTTCTCAACCTGAGccacctggtgaccctctggtGGCAGACATGTTGACGACGTGCGTTGGAGAAGGGGCACAGTTCTGTAAATATGATACGTTGACCACTCGGAGCCTTGCAGTGGGAAACACCACACTTGGAGCCTACCAAAACCTTCAGGCCCTAATGGAAGCCCTGCGGCCAG TGGTGTCTTGTGGTTGGCTTCCCACACCCAGGAATGGGAAGAAGAGTGGGACACATTACCTAGAGGGGAACACTCTGAGCTTCTCCTGCAATGAAGGCTACAGGCTGTACGGTTCAACACAGGGCACTTGTCTGGACGATGGGACCTGGACAGGAGAGCAACCCTACTGTATAGCAG
- the susd2 gene encoding sushi domain-containing protein 2 isoform X3 — protein sequence MTANWRETVLLCGIFLICSSKTAGQTCRGKCGAMSEVCSCHTTCVSLLTCCSDYDQHCFQVTPHSGSMLGGRALRISVVLHPSERLLCRFKGEIIREGFIDAEGHAHCISPLLYETGWIPFDVSTDGINFDRSGEYLSVHPRKADPAFEVTLVNATQWQYYGTPNVAGWLKMTWNSSLIGADKVNVELWGYREVNGSAGAAMSGSSPLRAELSYLYSLGRNLDNTGAFSFIPECSKDYSDWDLGNIRITSSSKSDGARDVQGLWSGGHVLAWHLDQAFRDNSAAWAKNKCLQWDVLEKQLPNFLNELIDCPCTLAQAQADTGRFHADYSCDIERGSVCINHPGSVRCFRAIQASPTHGSGQRCCYDGTGALALTGDSICGSTPDRAHDWGSPPYGEPPRVPEYSHWLYDVMSFYYCCLWSDHCHIYFSHRPSSGCCNYQPPKAGVVLGDPHFLTFDGLSYTFNGKGEYYLVSSPDKELSVQARTEQVKLKNGALARATWLSSVAMREKTSDVIEVRLAEGRLQVLRNRKVLPFAKDEMEQRWMDLHRVFVFIPSPQNVTVMFLSGVGVEVRVHEGIMAVTVLLPSDFANHTQGLLGLMNSDPSDDLLTQRGEVIPSAAATPEEIFDFGADWNISKKSSLFTYDSKYLLDTYSFPPSHDPAFVPAFSQPEPPGDPLVADMLTTCVGEGAQFCKYDTLTTRSLAVGNTTLGAYQNLQALMEALRPVVSCGWLPTPRNGKKSGTHYLEGNTLSFSCNEGYRLYGSTQGTCLDDGTWTGEQPYCIAGSLGFAGQGCVTLSELSVGRLHDTVSPD from the exons ATGACGGCAAACTGGAGAGAGACTGTTTTACTCTGTGGAATTTTTCTAATTTGCTCTTCTAAGACAGCTG gtcAAACATGCAGGGGAAAGTGTGGAGCCATGTCGGAGGTATGCTCCTGCCACACAAcctgtgtgtctttgctgaCCTGCTGCTCGGACTACGACCAACACTGTTTCCAGGTGACGCCTCACTCGGGCTCCATGCTGGGTGGAAGAGCTCTCCGGATCAGTGTGGTCCTTCATCCTAGTGAGCGCCTTCTCTGCAG GTTCAAAGGTGAGATTATTCGAGAAGGGTTTATTGATGCTGAAGGCCATGCCCACTGTATCTCTCCCTTGTTGTATGAGACGGGTTGGATACCATTTGATGTCTCGACGGATGGAATTAATTTTGACAGATCTGGAGAGTACTTGTCAG TCCACCCCAGGAAAGCGGACCCTGCTTTCGAGGTCACCCTGGTGAATGCAACACAGTGGCAGTACTATGGCACACCGAACGTAGCAGGGTGGCTCAAGATGACGTGGAACAGCTCTTTGATTGGAGCAGATAAGGTCAACGTAGAGCTGTGGGGCTACAGAGAGGTCAACGGGAGCGCGGGAGCAGCGATGAGCGGATCATCCCCTCTGAGGGCTGAGCTCAGCTACCTGTACTCTCTCGGCAGGAATCTGGACAACACTGGTGCCTTCAGTTTCATCCCCGAGTGCTCAAAGGACTACTCTGACTGGGACTTGGGGAATATCCGCATAACTTCAAGTTCTAAGTCAGACGGAGCGAG GGATGTACAGGGACTCTGGAGTGGAGGTCATGTCTTAGCCTGGCACCTAGACCAGGCTTTCAGAGACAACTCCGCTGCCTGGGCCAAGAACAAGTGTCTGCAATGGGATGTCCTGGAGAAGCAGCTGCCCAACTTTCTCAATGAGCTCATTGACTGTCCTTGCACTCTGGCACAGGCCCAAGCAGACACAGGCAGGTTTCAC GCTGACTATAGTTGTGACATTGAGAGAGGCAGTGTTTGCATTAATCACCCGGGTAGTGTCCGCTGCTTCAGAGCAATTCAGGCCAG TCCTACGCATGGGTCGGGACAGCGGTGTTGCTATGATGGCACAGGGGCTCTGGCGCTGACGGGAGACTCCATTTGTGGCAGCACGCCAGACAGGGCTCACGATTGGGGCTCACCTCCATACGGGGAACCACCACGGGTGCCAGAGTACTCCCACTGGCTTTACGATGTAATGAGTTTCTACTACTGCTGCCTTTGGTCTGACCACTGCCACATCTACTTCAGCCATCGACCCTCAAGCGGTTGTTGCAACTACCAGCCCCCAAAAGCTG GTGTTGTCCTAGGGGATCCACATTTCCTAACGTTTGATGGCCTCAGCTACACTTTCAATGGCAAAGGAGAGTACTACCTTGTGTCCTCGCCAGACAAAGAGCTGAGTGTTCAGGCCAGAACAGAACAGGTGAAACTTAAGAACG GTGCCTTGGCCAGAGCCACATGGCTGTCATCAGTAGCTATGAGGGAGAAGACCTCTGATGTCATCGAGGTGCGTCTGGCAGAGGGCCGCCTTCAGGTGCTGAGGAACCGAAAGGTCCTACCTTTCGCCAAAGATGAGATGGAGCAAAGATGGATGGACCTGCACA GAGTATTTGTGTTCATCCCCAGTCCTCAGAATGTGACAGTGATGTTCCTCTCTGGTGTTGGCGTGGAGGTTCGAGTGCATGAAGGAATCATGGCAGTGACTGTCCTGCTGCCATCAGACTTTGCCAACCACACCCAGGGTCTCCTCGGTCTGATGAACTCTGACCCATCAGATGACCTGTTGACCCAACGAGGAGAGGTCATCCCCTCGGCCGCTGCCACGCCGGAGGAAATCTTCGACTTTGGAGCTGACT GGAATATTTCAAAGAAGTCTTCCCTTTTCACATACGATTCAAAGTACCTTTTGGATACTTACAGTTTCCCACCAAGCCACGACCCTGCTTTTGTTCCTGCCTTTTCTCAACCTGAGccacctggtgaccctctggtGGCAGACATGTTGACGACGTGCGTTGGAGAAGGGGCACAGTTCTGTAAATATGATACGTTGACCACTCGGAGCCTTGCAGTGGGAAACACCACACTTGGAGCCTACCAAAACCTTCAGGCCCTAATGGAAGCCCTGCGGCCAG TGGTGTCTTGTGGTTGGCTTCCCACACCCAGGAATGGGAAGAAGAGTGGGACACATTACCTAGAGGGGAACACTCTGAGCTTCTCCTGCAATGAAGGCTACAGGCTGTACGGTTCAACACAGGGCACTTGTCTGGACGATGGGACCTGGACAGGAGAGCAACCCTACTGTATAGCAG
- the susd2 gene encoding sushi domain-containing protein 2 isoform X4, which produces MTANWRETVLLCGIFLICSSKTAGQTCRGKCGAMSEVCSCHTTCVSLLTCCSDYDQHCFQVTPHSGSMLGGRALRISVVLHPSERLLCRFKGEIIREGFIDAEGHAHCISPLLYETGWIPFDVSTDGINFDRSGEYLSVHPRKADPAFEVTLVNATQWQYYGTPNVAGWLKMTWNSSLIGADKVNVELWGYREVNGSAGAAMSGSSPLRAELSYLYSLGRNLDNTGAFSFIPECSKDYSDWDLGNIRITSSSKSDGARDVQGLWSGGHVLAWHLDQAFRDNSAAWAKNKCLQWDVLEKQLPNFLNELIDCPCTLAQAQADTGRFHADYSCDIERGSVCINHPGSVRCFRAIQASPTHGSGQRCCYDGTGALALTGDSICGSTPDRAHDWGSPPYGEPPRVPEYSHWLYDVMSFYYCCLWSDHCHIYFSHRPSSGCCNYQPPKAGVVLGDPHFLTFDGLSYTFNGKGEYYLVSSPDKELSVQARTEQVKLKNGALARATWLSSVAMREKTSDVIEVRLAEGRLQVLRNRKVLPFAKDEMEQRWMDLHRVFVFIPSPQNVTVMFLSGVGVEVRVHEGIMAVTVLLPSDFANHTQGLLGLMNSDPSDDLLTQRGEVIPSAAATPEEIFDFGADWNISKKSSLFTYDSKYLLDTYSFPPSHDPAFVPAFSQPEPPGDPLVADMLTTCVGEGAQFCKYDTLTTRSLAVGNTTLGAYQNLQALMEALRPVVSCGWLPTPRNGKKSGTHYLEGNTLSFSCNEGYRLYGSTQGTCLDDGTWTGEQPYCIADKLSFILYYMENQWLHRGLTLLL; this is translated from the exons ATGACGGCAAACTGGAGAGAGACTGTTTTACTCTGTGGAATTTTTCTAATTTGCTCTTCTAAGACAGCTG gtcAAACATGCAGGGGAAAGTGTGGAGCCATGTCGGAGGTATGCTCCTGCCACACAAcctgtgtgtctttgctgaCCTGCTGCTCGGACTACGACCAACACTGTTTCCAGGTGACGCCTCACTCGGGCTCCATGCTGGGTGGAAGAGCTCTCCGGATCAGTGTGGTCCTTCATCCTAGTGAGCGCCTTCTCTGCAG GTTCAAAGGTGAGATTATTCGAGAAGGGTTTATTGATGCTGAAGGCCATGCCCACTGTATCTCTCCCTTGTTGTATGAGACGGGTTGGATACCATTTGATGTCTCGACGGATGGAATTAATTTTGACAGATCTGGAGAGTACTTGTCAG TCCACCCCAGGAAAGCGGACCCTGCTTTCGAGGTCACCCTGGTGAATGCAACACAGTGGCAGTACTATGGCACACCGAACGTAGCAGGGTGGCTCAAGATGACGTGGAACAGCTCTTTGATTGGAGCAGATAAGGTCAACGTAGAGCTGTGGGGCTACAGAGAGGTCAACGGGAGCGCGGGAGCAGCGATGAGCGGATCATCCCCTCTGAGGGCTGAGCTCAGCTACCTGTACTCTCTCGGCAGGAATCTGGACAACACTGGTGCCTTCAGTTTCATCCCCGAGTGCTCAAAGGACTACTCTGACTGGGACTTGGGGAATATCCGCATAACTTCAAGTTCTAAGTCAGACGGAGCGAG GGATGTACAGGGACTCTGGAGTGGAGGTCATGTCTTAGCCTGGCACCTAGACCAGGCTTTCAGAGACAACTCCGCTGCCTGGGCCAAGAACAAGTGTCTGCAATGGGATGTCCTGGAGAAGCAGCTGCCCAACTTTCTCAATGAGCTCATTGACTGTCCTTGCACTCTGGCACAGGCCCAAGCAGACACAGGCAGGTTTCAC GCTGACTATAGTTGTGACATTGAGAGAGGCAGTGTTTGCATTAATCACCCGGGTAGTGTCCGCTGCTTCAGAGCAATTCAGGCCAG TCCTACGCATGGGTCGGGACAGCGGTGTTGCTATGATGGCACAGGGGCTCTGGCGCTGACGGGAGACTCCATTTGTGGCAGCACGCCAGACAGGGCTCACGATTGGGGCTCACCTCCATACGGGGAACCACCACGGGTGCCAGAGTACTCCCACTGGCTTTACGATGTAATGAGTTTCTACTACTGCTGCCTTTGGTCTGACCACTGCCACATCTACTTCAGCCATCGACCCTCAAGCGGTTGTTGCAACTACCAGCCCCCAAAAGCTG GTGTTGTCCTAGGGGATCCACATTTCCTAACGTTTGATGGCCTCAGCTACACTTTCAATGGCAAAGGAGAGTACTACCTTGTGTCCTCGCCAGACAAAGAGCTGAGTGTTCAGGCCAGAACAGAACAGGTGAAACTTAAGAACG GTGCCTTGGCCAGAGCCACATGGCTGTCATCAGTAGCTATGAGGGAGAAGACCTCTGATGTCATCGAGGTGCGTCTGGCAGAGGGCCGCCTTCAGGTGCTGAGGAACCGAAAGGTCCTACCTTTCGCCAAAGATGAGATGGAGCAAAGATGGATGGACCTGCACA GAGTATTTGTGTTCATCCCCAGTCCTCAGAATGTGACAGTGATGTTCCTCTCTGGTGTTGGCGTGGAGGTTCGAGTGCATGAAGGAATCATGGCAGTGACTGTCCTGCTGCCATCAGACTTTGCCAACCACACCCAGGGTCTCCTCGGTCTGATGAACTCTGACCCATCAGATGACCTGTTGACCCAACGAGGAGAGGTCATCCCCTCGGCCGCTGCCACGCCGGAGGAAATCTTCGACTTTGGAGCTGACT GGAATATTTCAAAGAAGTCTTCCCTTTTCACATACGATTCAAAGTACCTTTTGGATACTTACAGTTTCCCACCAAGCCACGACCCTGCTTTTGTTCCTGCCTTTTCTCAACCTGAGccacctggtgaccctctggtGGCAGACATGTTGACGACGTGCGTTGGAGAAGGGGCACAGTTCTGTAAATATGATACGTTGACCACTCGGAGCCTTGCAGTGGGAAACACCACACTTGGAGCCTACCAAAACCTTCAGGCCCTAATGGAAGCCCTGCGGCCAG TGGTGTCTTGTGGTTGGCTTCCCACACCCAGGAATGGGAAGAAGAGTGGGACACATTACCTAGAGGGGAACACTCTGAGCTTCTCCTGCAATGAAGGCTACAGGCTGTACGGTTCAACACAGGGCACTTGTCTGGACGATGGGACCTGGACAGGAGAGCAACCCTACTGTATAGCAG acaaGTTGAGTTTCATACTGTACTACATGGAAAACCAATGGCTGCACAGAGG tttgacattattGCTCTAG
- the susd2 gene encoding sushi domain-containing protein 2 isoform X2, which yields MTANWRETVLLCGIFLICSSKTAGQTCRGKCGAMSEVCSCHTTCVSLLTCCSDYDQHCFQVTPHSGSMLGGRALRISVVLHPSERLLCRFKGEIIREGFIDAEGHAHCISPLLYETGWIPFDVSTDGINFDRSGEYLSVHPRKADPAFEVTLVNATQWQYYGTPNVAGWLKMTWNSSLIGADKVNVELWGYREVNGSAGAAMSGSSPLRAELSYLYSLGRNLDNTGAFSFIPECSKDYSDWDLGNIRITSSSKSDGARDVQGLWSGGHVLAWHLDQAFRDNSAAWAKNKCLQWDVLEKQLPNFLNELIDCPCTLAQAQADTGRFHADYSCDIERGSVCINHPGSVRCFRAIQASPTHGSGQRCCYDGTGALALTGDSICGSTPDRAHDWGSPPYGEPPRVPEYSHWLYDVMSFYYCCLWSDHCHIYFSHRPSSGCCNYQPPKAGVVLGDPHFLTFDGLSYTFNGKGEYYLVSSPDKELSVQARTEQVKLKNGALARATWLSSVAMREKTSDVIEVRLAEGRLQVLRNRKVLPFAKDEMEQRWMDLHRVFVFIPSPQNVTVMFLSGVGVEVRVHEGIMAVTVLLPSDFANHTQGLLGLMNSDPSDDLLTQRGEVIPSAAATPEEIFDFGADWNISKKSSLFTYDSKYLLDTYSFPPSHDPAFVPAFSQPEPPGDPLVADMLTTCVGEGAQFCKYDTLTTRSLAVGNTTLGAYQNLQALMEALRPVVSCGWLPTPRNGKKSGTHYLEGNTLSFSCNEGYRLYGSTQGTCLDDGTWTGEQPYCIADDNVGFVLGTVGSLSALVTMGVMIKLHNRKQDRERKEKPDQMVTQDQTC from the exons ATGACGGCAAACTGGAGAGAGACTGTTTTACTCTGTGGAATTTTTCTAATTTGCTCTTCTAAGACAGCTG gtcAAACATGCAGGGGAAAGTGTGGAGCCATGTCGGAGGTATGCTCCTGCCACACAAcctgtgtgtctttgctgaCCTGCTGCTCGGACTACGACCAACACTGTTTCCAGGTGACGCCTCACTCGGGCTCCATGCTGGGTGGAAGAGCTCTCCGGATCAGTGTGGTCCTTCATCCTAGTGAGCGCCTTCTCTGCAG GTTCAAAGGTGAGATTATTCGAGAAGGGTTTATTGATGCTGAAGGCCATGCCCACTGTATCTCTCCCTTGTTGTATGAGACGGGTTGGATACCATTTGATGTCTCGACGGATGGAATTAATTTTGACAGATCTGGAGAGTACTTGTCAG TCCACCCCAGGAAAGCGGACCCTGCTTTCGAGGTCACCCTGGTGAATGCAACACAGTGGCAGTACTATGGCACACCGAACGTAGCAGGGTGGCTCAAGATGACGTGGAACAGCTCTTTGATTGGAGCAGATAAGGTCAACGTAGAGCTGTGGGGCTACAGAGAGGTCAACGGGAGCGCGGGAGCAGCGATGAGCGGATCATCCCCTCTGAGGGCTGAGCTCAGCTACCTGTACTCTCTCGGCAGGAATCTGGACAACACTGGTGCCTTCAGTTTCATCCCCGAGTGCTCAAAGGACTACTCTGACTGGGACTTGGGGAATATCCGCATAACTTCAAGTTCTAAGTCAGACGGAGCGAG GGATGTACAGGGACTCTGGAGTGGAGGTCATGTCTTAGCCTGGCACCTAGACCAGGCTTTCAGAGACAACTCCGCTGCCTGGGCCAAGAACAAGTGTCTGCAATGGGATGTCCTGGAGAAGCAGCTGCCCAACTTTCTCAATGAGCTCATTGACTGTCCTTGCACTCTGGCACAGGCCCAAGCAGACACAGGCAGGTTTCAC GCTGACTATAGTTGTGACATTGAGAGAGGCAGTGTTTGCATTAATCACCCGGGTAGTGTCCGCTGCTTCAGAGCAATTCAGGCCAG TCCTACGCATGGGTCGGGACAGCGGTGTTGCTATGATGGCACAGGGGCTCTGGCGCTGACGGGAGACTCCATTTGTGGCAGCACGCCAGACAGGGCTCACGATTGGGGCTCACCTCCATACGGGGAACCACCACGGGTGCCAGAGTACTCCCACTGGCTTTACGATGTAATGAGTTTCTACTACTGCTGCCTTTGGTCTGACCACTGCCACATCTACTTCAGCCATCGACCCTCAAGCGGTTGTTGCAACTACCAGCCCCCAAAAGCTG GTGTTGTCCTAGGGGATCCACATTTCCTAACGTTTGATGGCCTCAGCTACACTTTCAATGGCAAAGGAGAGTACTACCTTGTGTCCTCGCCAGACAAAGAGCTGAGTGTTCAGGCCAGAACAGAACAGGTGAAACTTAAGAACG GTGCCTTGGCCAGAGCCACATGGCTGTCATCAGTAGCTATGAGGGAGAAGACCTCTGATGTCATCGAGGTGCGTCTGGCAGAGGGCCGCCTTCAGGTGCTGAGGAACCGAAAGGTCCTACCTTTCGCCAAAGATGAGATGGAGCAAAGATGGATGGACCTGCACA GAGTATTTGTGTTCATCCCCAGTCCTCAGAATGTGACAGTGATGTTCCTCTCTGGTGTTGGCGTGGAGGTTCGAGTGCATGAAGGAATCATGGCAGTGACTGTCCTGCTGCCATCAGACTTTGCCAACCACACCCAGGGTCTCCTCGGTCTGATGAACTCTGACCCATCAGATGACCTGTTGACCCAACGAGGAGAGGTCATCCCCTCGGCCGCTGCCACGCCGGAGGAAATCTTCGACTTTGGAGCTGACT GGAATATTTCAAAGAAGTCTTCCCTTTTCACATACGATTCAAAGTACCTTTTGGATACTTACAGTTTCCCACCAAGCCACGACCCTGCTTTTGTTCCTGCCTTTTCTCAACCTGAGccacctggtgaccctctggtGGCAGACATGTTGACGACGTGCGTTGGAGAAGGGGCACAGTTCTGTAAATATGATACGTTGACCACTCGGAGCCTTGCAGTGGGAAACACCACACTTGGAGCCTACCAAAACCTTCAGGCCCTAATGGAAGCCCTGCGGCCAG TGGTGTCTTGTGGTTGGCTTCCCACACCCAGGAATGGGAAGAAGAGTGGGACACATTACCTAGAGGGGAACACTCTGAGCTTCTCCTGCAATGAAGGCTACAGGCTGTACGGTTCAACACAGGGCACTTGTCTGGACGATGGGACCTGGACAGGAGAGCAACCCTACTGTATAGCAG